Proteins encoded within one genomic window of Triticum aestivum cultivar Chinese Spring chromosome 2D, IWGSC CS RefSeq v2.1, whole genome shotgun sequence:
- the LOC123056032 gene encoding wall-associated receptor kinase 2-like: MTSYAPSPGLYLATNPMDTTVAVVSLLFLQLLVTALAAPIALPGCPETCGDITVPYPFGTRDGCFRQGFDLICDETRHPPKLSLGGDHGAEVVGISLPDGTVRIRTRILDTSSLQQLNGTWSAGLRPGGPLALSARHNRFVAMGCNLLANLVAHDTLYSASDRIGVCAALCVSLSALPPPRDASSASCSGVGCCQTPVARGLSSYTIQLNDLAQRPAAAAASPLLVHAVAFIADQRWFRGQQDALKKNFLDDPRKLVDSTVVPTVLEWSLHVDADQDMFLYDPGVSQWKRCISVNSVVVDAVNGNAFDRTRCNCSRGYEGNPYIADGCQDINECLRPKVYPCNGTCINMQGTYGCSAKKNIINLAGPFTLTTIVVGFGLLFSLLGVAQVTKKLKKRRAKKFRQKFFRKNHGLLLQQLISSNKDIAEKMKIFSLQELEQATNKFDHNRILGGGGHGTVYKGILSNQRVVAIKKAKNVMQREIDEFINEVVILSQTNHRNVVKLFGCCLETEVPLLVYEFISNGTLSSYLHGQLENHLSWKDRLRIALETAKAIAYLHSAASISVYHRDIKCANILLTDTLTAKVSDFGASRSITIDETGILTVVQGTYGYLDPEYYYTSRLTEKSDVYSFGVILAELLTGVTPVFSSHSSEATSLASHFVSLMRDNRLLAILDTQIVLEGGVEDVEVVARLAHACLSLKGEERPTMRQVETILEDVQSSNIHHNSQTIRVSQSPLKDQPWKGGNGGEGTRVYSLEKEFIHSLEIPR; the protein is encoded by the exons ATGACTAGCTACGCGCCTAGCCCTGGCTTGTACCTGGCCACCAATCCAATGGACACTACTGTCGCGGTCGTGTCGCTCCTGTTTCTTCAGCTCCTAGTGACAGCACTGGCCGCTCCGATCGCCCTGCCTGGTTGTCCGGAGACCTGCGGCGACATCACCGTTCCCTATCCATTCGGCACCCGCGATGGCTGCTTCCGGCAGGGCTTCGACCTCATCTGCGACGAGACGCGCCATCCGCCAAAGCTGTCCCTGGGCGGTGACCATGGCGCGGAGGTGGTCGGCATCTCGTTGCCGGACGGCACAGTGCGGATCCGCACCAGGATTCTCGACACGAGCTCCCTCCAGCAGCTGAACGGCACGTGGtccgccggcctgcggcccggcggGCCCCTGGCGCTGTCGGCCAGGCACAACCGCTTCGTCGCCATGGGATGCAACCTCCTCGCCAACCTCGTGGCGCACGACACGTTATACTCCGCCAGCGACCGCATCGGCGTCTGCGCGGCGCTCTGCGTGTCCCTctccgcgctgccgccgccgagggacgcctcctccgcctcctgctccggcgTCGGCTGCTGCCAGACGCCCGTCGCGCGGGGCCTCTCGTCCTACACCATCCAGCTCAACGACCTAGCCCAGCGACCTGCGGCTGCCGCTGCCTCCCCACTACTAGTGCACGCGGTAGCGTTCATCGCTGACCAGAGGTGGTTCAGGGGCCAGCAGGACGCGCTGAAGAAGAACTTCCTCGACGATCCGCGGAAGCTGGTCGATTCGACGGTGGTTCCAACGGTGTTGGAATGGTCGCTCCACGTGGACGCCGACCAGGATATGTTCCTGTATGATCCCGGTGTCTCCCAGTGGAAAAGATGCATCAGCGTGAACAGCGTCGTTGTCGATGCCGTCAATGGAAATGCTTTCGACAGAACACGGTGCAACTGCTCAAGAGGATACGAGGGGAACCCCTACATCGCCGATGGATGCCAAG ATATCAACGAGTGCCTCCGACCAAAAGTTTATCCCTGCAATGGTACCTGTATCAATATGCAAGGGACATACGGATGCTCAGCAAAGAAAAACATCATTAACTTAGCAG GTCCATTTaccttaacaacaattgttgttggTTTTGGCCTACTGTTTTCACTCCTAGGTGTTGCCCAAGTCACGAAAAAACTCAAGAAACGAAGAGCCAAGAAATTTAGACAGAAGTTCTTTAGGAAAAACCATGGATTGCTTCTGCAACAGTTGATCTCTTCAAACAAAGATATAGCCGAAAAGATGAAGATTTTCAGCTTACAAGAGctagagcaagcaaccaacaaattTGACCACAATCGGATCCTTGGTGGCGGTGGGCATGGCACGGTGTATAAAGGCATCTTATCTAATCAACGTGTCGTGGCCATCAAGAAGGCCAAAAATGTCATGCAGAGGGAAATTGATGAGTTTATAAATGAGGTTGTCATACTTTCACAAACAAACCATAGGAATGTGGTGAAGCTCTTTGGTTGCTGCCTCGAGACAGAAGTTCCTCTGCTAGTTTATGAGTTCATATCAAATGGAACTCTCTCGTCTTATCTCCATGGCCAACTTGAGAACCATTTGTCATGGAAAGATCGATTGAGGATTGCACTGGAAACTGCCAAGGCTATTGCATATCTACACTCAGCTGCTTCCATATCAGTATACCACAGAGATATCAAATGTGCCAATATACTACTTACTGATACTttaacagcaaaagtatcagacttTGGAGCTTCGAGGTCAATTACAATAGACGAAACAGGAATACTTACAGTCGTCCAAGGAACCTATGGTTACCTTGATCCCGAATACTACTACACTAGTCGACTGACGGAGAAGAGTGATGTTTACAGCTTTGGTGTCATCCTAGCAGAGCTACTAACGGGGGTTACACCAGTTTTTTCTTCTCATTCATCGGAAGCCACAAGCCTAGCATCACACTTTGTATCACTAATGAGAGACAATCGTCTATTAGCTATTCTAGATACACAAATTGTTCTTGAAGGAGGAGTTGAAGATGTTGAGGTGGTTGCAAGACTTGCACATGCATGCTTAAGCTTAAAAGGGGAAGAAAGACCAACAATGAGGCAAGTTGAGACAATACTTGAAGATGTGCAGAGCTCAAATATCCATCACAATTCTCAGACAATAAGAGTGAGCCAGAGTCCTCTAAAAGACCAGCCATGGAAGGGGGGAAATGGTGGGGAAGGAACTAGAGTATATAGCTTGGAAAAGGAGTTCATCCATTCATTGGAAATTCCAAGATGA
- the LOC123050352 gene encoding uncharacterized protein produces MSSSRYRSRNRPAPAALATRNSTSRRGRVSDADAAITRDASPWASLHQELLDLIAWRVLAVDFRGYVRFRAVCAYWRSSTACPRGRGIVDLRFHPRQWMMLPEGHGLYPGHEKLQGFVPFFNLSTGAFVRVHLPLLSDHCVLDSIDGILLLLRDHDTVVRLLHPFTGDILGFPPLKTHLSSVIGSTSLESKWHKWCNIKNINAAAMNVGADEVVSLMILGAYGWSNVAFATSGQRQWSVSSSLNRRSCSPFSFQGKIYAVRYNS; encoded by the coding sequence ATGTCATCGTCGAGGTACCGTAGTCGCAACCGCCCAGCGCCAGCGGCCTTGGCTACGCGCAACAGCACGAGCCGACGGGGCAGGGTCTCCGATGCCGACGCCGCCATCACAAGGGACGCATCCCCGTGGGCGTCGCTGCACCAGGAGCTGTTGGACCTGATCGCGTGGCGGGTGCTGGCGGTCGACTTCCGGGGCTACGTCCGGTTCCGCGCCGTGTGCGCGTACTGGCGCTCCAGCACCGCCTGCCCGCGCGGCCGCGGCATCGTCGACCTGCGCTTCCACCCACGGCAATGGATGATGCTGCCCGAGGGCCACGGCCTCTACCCGGGCCACGAAAAGCTGCAGGGGTTCGTCCCCTTCTTCAACCTCTCAACGGGGGCGTTCGTCCGCGTCCACCTCCCGCTCTTGAGTGACCACTGCGTCCTCGACTCTATCGACGGTATCCTGCTGCTGCTGCGGGACCACGACACCGTCGTCCGCCTCCTCCACCCATTCACGGGCGACATCCTCGGCTTCCCGCCTCTCAAAACCCACCTGAGTTCTGTGATCGGCTCGACATCGTTGGAAAGCAAGTGGCACAAGTGGTGCAATATCAAAAATATCAATGCTGCCGCCATGAACGTGGGTGCGGATGAAGTCGTCTCGCTCATGATTCTGGGGGCTTACGGTTGGAGTAATGTGGCCTTTGCTACCTCCGGGCAACGGCAATGGAGTGTATCAAGCTCGCTCAACCGCCGAAGTTGTAGTCCATTCTCGTTCCAAGGCAAGATATATGCGGTGCGTTATAAcagttag